The Falco rusticolus isolate bFalRus1 chromosome 4, bFalRus1.pri, whole genome shotgun sequence genome includes the window GCCAAGCTCCTGGGCGAGGAGTGGGGGAAGAGCCGGGCGTCGCGGCTCCACATGCTCCAGCGGTCCTCGGACAccttccccacctgcctgctgctgctgcggagCCAGGGACGTGCAGAGGCCCCTGCCACCCAGGAGGGGCCCTGCCAGCTCGTGGGCCATGTCCGGCTCTCCCGTGTGGCTGGCCGTCCTCACGACCTCTTCGTGGAGAGCGTGGTGGTGGcccgggcgctgcggggccAGGGCTATGGACGGCAGCTGATGGAAGCCACTGAGCGGTGGGCCCAGGCCCGAGGCTTTTGCTGCCTGCACCTCACCACCCACGACAAGCAGCATTTCTACGCTCACCTGGGTTTTGTCCTGGGCGAGCCAGTGCAGAGCGTGGCCTTCCTCAGCCCTGCCATACCCACTGCAGTGCTGCGGCTCTTCTCTGCCCCTCCTggtgctgccactgccaccaccgCTAGGCCAAGGGTGCCCTCTGGCCCCCTGTCTCCCTGCCAaacccctgccacccccccaccgcccccaccACCACCGACCGTGGTTTGGGCGAGGGGAGTCCTGGCTGAGAACAGCAGGCAGAGCCTCCTGGAGACCCCCCACCGTGATGCCAAAGGGCTGCCCATCTTCTGGATGAAGAAGGACATCTGAGGGGCTGAGGCCCTGAGCCAGTGATTAAAAGCAGTGCAGGCGGGAGCTGCCTGCCCCggcactgcctgcctgcctgccattCTTTGGGGCTGGCAacagctcccccagcctccctggtTTGTGCTGGCCCCACGcatgggggctggcagggaggtggtCCTCACACCcactggctctgctcctgcccagcccctaGGTCGCCCAGCTGGGGCCCTGGGACCACCAGTATGGCAGGGAGCCAGGCCCACTCCAGGCTCTGGGGTTGGGACTGGTCCCAGGAGTGCCACCCAGTCCCACCAGTGTCTGCTTCACCCAGGGGACTCgctgtggggcagctggggctgatgacatgctgtggctgctgctctccccacagagcagcctggggaaactgaggcacatgATGGCAGGAGAGGCAGTAAAGCAGCATGGGCTGCCTGCACTGGGCACCCCTGCACTGGGCTGCGaggggggcaggcagccaggccCCCCcgaggcagctggcagcagcaagggctggaAGCACAGTAGTGGGAGCGGGAAGGTCAGGGAGAGTGGCTGAGCCCTGCACAGGGGATTAGCGCTGTTCTTGCTGTGTCACGAGGCTCCCAAGCCCATCCCCTGCCTAATCCCCTCACCCCAGGTGGCCAGCCAGCACCGGGCagggggggacagggctgcctgctgcagcagctctcgggggggggggggggggggggggcaggggcggtGGGGGCTCAGTCCCTCAGCAGGGCACCTGGGCTGGCCAGGCCCTACTACGAAATGGGGAAGAGGGGGGTCACAGTGCCCCTGCTATGGGCAGGGCTGGTAGCCAGCAGGGAAACTGAAGCACCGGGGTCAGTGGCTTGCAGTGCCACACCAGTGCCATGCCATGGCTGtggtggtgcaggcaggggtgctgGACACCAGGGCgcagcaggcagaggtgccCGCTGGCAGCGCTGAGGAAGGATGTATCAAACACCCAAGTCTGCTGAGTCCCATGGGATTTTGGGGTGGGCAGCATGTACTGGTGGGGCACCCCAGCCCTAGTGGCTAATCCTAGCCCACCACGTGCCATGGTGGCAGTGCCAGTGCAGCTGGGGTGCCCGCTGCACCCTGCTGCCACATCCCcctgctctcctttccctgcagggTGCCGGCCCCGCAAGCAGCCAGCAACACAGGATGGTGCTGGCGATGGTGCTGCGggcctgcctggtgctgggcatGGCTGTCGGGGAGAGCCCGGCACCAGAGCCCCTGGTGGGCGGGCAGCCCTTCGCCGTGGTGTGGAACATCCCCACCAGCCGCTGCCAGAACCGCTTcggcctggggctgccccttGGCGACTATGGCATTGTGGAGAACCGGGATGGCCACTTCACCGGCCAGAACATCACCATCTTCTACAAGAACAAGTTTGGGCTGTACCCCTACTTGTCCCAGCAGGGTGTCCCCCACAATGGAGGCATCCCCCAGCGGGTCCCCCTCGGCGCCCACCTCACTAGGGCAGCTGAGGACATTCGCCGCATCCTGCGCCCTGCTTTCCGTGGCCTGGCCGTGGTGGACTGGGAGGAGTGGAGGCCTCTCTGGGCCCAAAACTGGGGGGCCAAGCGGATCTACCGGGCGGCCTCAGAGCAATGGGTGCAGGACCAGCACGGCCTCCTGCCAGCGCAGCAGCGGCTCCAGCTGGCCCGCTGGGAGTTTGAGCAGGCAGCGCAGGCTGTGATGGAGGAGACACTTCTGCTGGGCCAGACCCTGTGTCCAGGGGGGCTCTGGGGTTTCTACCGCTTCCCTGACTGCCTCAACAGCAACTGGGCCAAGGAGGCCAACTACACCGGGCAGTGCCAGCCAGCAGAGGTGCAGCACAACAACCGCCTTGGCTGGCTCTGGGCCACCTCAGCTGCCCTCTACCCCAGCATCTACCTGCCACCAGCGCTGCCGTCTGCCCTGCGCCACCGCTATGTGCACCACCGGCTGCGCGAAGCCCTGCGCGTGGCCACCTTCAGGGCCAACAGCCCCCCGCCCGTGATTGCCTACTCCCGCCTCTCCTTCCGCCGCTCACACAGATTCCTGGAGCTGGTAAGCactgcacagccagggctggcagctagtgtgctgggggtcctgctcagcactgggatgcagcctgtgcccccccagcccggtCACACCTCTCTCTACCTGGCAGGCTGACCTGGTGCACACCATCGGGGAGAgtgcagcgctgggtgcagcTGGACTCGTGCTCTGGGGAGACATGTCGTACTCCCACTCGGCTGTGAGTATGGCCCCTTGCTGCACCACAGCCAGCATATGGTCGGCAGCAGGAGATGGCGTGGGCATGGGATCTATGGGATTGCCATGTCCCCTGTGCCCACCGGGGAGGGGTGGCCAGAGGGACCCCAGTGCTGGGGCGGGTTCTCACTGGTGCTTGCTCCCCCAGGAAAGCTGTGCCAGCCTGCACCACTACCTCACATCCACCCTGGGTCCCTACGTGGCCaatgtgacagcagcagcccaggagtGCAGCTATGTGCAGTGCCATGGCCACGGGCGCTGCGTGCGCCGGCAGCCCCACGACCTGAGCAGCCTCCTGCACCTTGGCCCTGGTGCCAGCCCACCAGGCTCCTTCCGCTGCCACTGCTACCGTGGCTGGGCCGGCAAGGACTGTGCCCGGCGAGTCAAGCCCAGCCCTGTCTCCTCCTGCCTGGTGCCCACCCGTGCTCACAGCCTCTGCAGGCACAACAACCTCCCACCCTCTGACACCTGCCTACCACGGGACACATGGGGCTGGTGACCATGACCGGGGACCGTGGCAGTCCCCtaccccagcagcactgctgtctgGCACTTTCTATAGTCCCATTAACTTAAATAAATCCTCGTGACACAGCTGGTATGGTCCTTGTGGGTGAAGCTGGGGGGCTCCGTGATGCCCCCAAGCTGAGTGTAATTGCCGTTGCTGCCGAGAGGCAGCAGCCACATCAGCTAGGCTCTGGATGGGCCCACCAGTGCCTCGGTTTCCCTGCACAGGCTTTACCCTGATTCCACAGTGAGCTGGAAGCCCCTTTTGTGGAGGCAGGGGGCACCCCCACAGGCTGCTCTCCCTTTGCCATGCTGGCaccatgctgctggcagccctgaCTGCGCCAAccgcgcccccctccccacagctaTTTTTAATCCCCCCCAACCGTGTTTCTCACTGTCCTATTTTAAGCAGTGCAGTTGGTGCACCAGGAGCCCTGTGCCCGGCTCCCAGGGGCCCCGCACCACCTCGCTGCCTACTCACGCTGCCTGGGCACGGGGCACAGGGAGCCatgcccagggaggctggagaAGGTAGGCtagggagcaggctgggggctggcgggggcCCTGGCACCCCGGAGGGGACCGGGTGGCATGGGGCTATGGGGTTGGGGTGGAAATAGTGGCCAAATGCTGCCCTCcactgcaggggctgcaggcagagataCCTGCCCAGGAAAGGAGGGGGTCCTGGAGGGCTGcaggttttggggagggggcaagcagctggctggcacagcccccccaCACCAAGTCTATGTGACTAGCCATGCCCCCAGTCAGCGGGAGTGGATACAGGGGTGATGGGGGTACCCATGGGCCAGCCTTCAGCCAAAGGCAGGGGTCTGGGGAGGGTCTGGGGGGACTCCAGAGACACTAGCTGAGGCCCCCGAGCCCCACCACCCGCCAACCCCACGGCAGCATGCAccacccctccagcagcagcacggcGCCACACTGCCCTGCGACATGCCACTGACCCCGAGAGGGATCAGGAGCGGGCACAGTGCCACCCTGCCTTGTTCCACCACAGGCACAGCACCTGGGCCCTTCCCACTGctcaaaaatgcagaaacacccagaaaaaaatcctttccctcTACTCTAGTGTAGGCATGCTTGCTTCCCAAGACAGTGCTGGAGCTATGCCTGCTTCCAGAAAGCCCCCTCGCTCCGAGAGAAGCACACGCTCACCTGGGCAGGGGGCACCAGGGACCCCTGGCACAGCACACACCCCACATCTCCATCCCTGCACCCCTAAGTGGCACATGAGCAGCGCCCACGGGGCAAGCCAAGCCACGCCgcaggctggagctggcactgcccttcccaccagctcccagctggcccaggggagccccagcctgccccacaGTGCCTGGGCTACCCGGGCCGGGGAGGGCGGGGGTGGCACGTTCCTGCCCCCAAGCCAGGGCCAGATTCCAGCCCCACTAACAAGGCTCTGGGACTGTGGCCACCAGGCACCCGCTAACTGCTCTGATGacagcactggggctgggggacacagccagctACTGCCCGGCCACAGGGCTGCGCTAAGGGAATACTGGCGTTGGCTGCCAACCCCGGCACAGCACCAGGCTGGTGTCACAGCCGGGGTCACCTCCAGGAGGGGTCTGGTCCCCTCGGGGGTGCCCAGGGCAAGCAGGGGCTGCGGCCAAGGCCCACACTCACCCTCTGTCTCCACTCCCAGCAGACAGCATGGGAAGGGCCGAGGGTGCTGCACCGGCAGAGCCTGGGGACCCTGAGGGCAGCGAGCCTGGAGCCGTCAGCCTGCGCCCTGTGGAGTCCATCAGCGACCTGTACTGGGCCTCGGGCGGGCAGAAGGGTGCCGAGGGTGAGAGCAGGGTGGGGGTCCTGTGCCAGCCCCGGCCGTGCAGGTGGCTGGGCTCTGACTTCTTCTCTCCCCTGCGCGCAGGCAAtggcccagctccctccagcagcctgcGTCGGCCACCGCCTCGCCCTACGCTCCCCGGCCCCCTGCcgctcctgcccaccctgcgCCCCATGCCTGCtaccagcccctgcccctgcctcggccccagccaccccctgctcctggccctgctggggcTCCTGGCACTGGCAAGCCTGGTCCTGGCCACACTGGCCATCTACCTGAGTGGTATGTGgcacttggggggggggggggcgggggggcgcagTGGGGACTGTGGGAGGGCAAGGCTGCCCATTCCCAGCACATCCCCATCCTCTCTCCACAGTCCTGCAGAACCAGTCGGTGCGGGCACTGGCCCAGTGGCTGGAGAGCCAGGAGGACGCCGTGCATCAGCTTCgagcagccagcaggcagctctgggctcGCCTCAATGCCAGCACCGAGCCCAGTGGGCACCGCTGAGCTGCTCCTGGCCCCACCACAGGCACCGAGCCACCACGGGAAGGGGCACTGAAGAGCGGGAGGGAGGGGCGGGCAGCCCTACCACCATCCCCATCTCGCTCAGACCTGGCAGCATCACCCCACAGGGTGCAGGGTGTGGCAGGGGCTATCCTGACCCCTACCCCAGGCTGCAAGAGAAAGGGACAGGGCTGCAAGGACTGGCACCCGCCCCAGCGACAGCTGCTCCTGTTAACAAGGCAGACGGCACCCTCCAATTAGCCTTTTAATTACCTCCTGTAATCAAAGTCTTACAAAATCACCGCCATAGACACATTCCCGGGGTAACGGACACTCCCAGCTGGCATGGCCTCATGCCcacccaggcagcagcccccgaggctgcacaggcagcaccagAACTTGCTCACCATGTCACCCCCTGTAATTAATTTCCCACAAGAGAACTATTTCACACAAAGCATTTGGCTGGAAAAGGGCTCAGAGCAGGCaactggcagggctgggcagagctccACAGAGCCTGCCACCCCATGCCACTCTGCCACCACCCCCAagtgccagggcagctgcagaagcagcgGTTGTGCCCaccatggcagagcagagcactcCTGTTGCAGGCACAGATACCAGGGCCTGCTGCCTGACAGCCCTGCACGGCtctgccctcccaccccacccttcAGGCTGTGCCAGGCCACCCCCGTGCCCCCGTGGGACTAAGGAGGGGGAACACAAGCCCAGCCTCTGAAAGGGGCTGTAGGAGCCCTGCGAGACCCCTTCCTGCCATGCCACGCAgagccccagctgcagagcaggcacacagcagcaccccaccacctcccccccaTGCTCTTCttttatccttcttttttttttttggttaaaaaaataaaagaggggGCAACCCCCGGTAGGGCAGCTCCAGGCATTAAATACTCTGCTGTACATGAATAAAAGCCCAAGGGCTAGGGGCACCTGCCCCTCACAGTGCTGGGTCTGCAGtccaggtgggctgggggctctgcccccTTCTGCCCATCACAGCACATCTGCCCGCTTGTCCCGCACCCGGCTCCGGGCTTTCGTACGGGCTTTGAAGGCAGCTGAATTGTAgaggtgctgggaggggagggaaggagagatgggTTAGGGGAGCCCCTCTGCCCACCTCTCCACCAGTGTTCACCACACTCAGGTGCTTGGCTGGAGCTCATGGCAGCACAGGAGGGGACTGAGAGCACAAATCTGGGTGGTGGCACCCACCTTCTCAAAGCGAGACACCTTGCTGGCTTTCAGAGTGGCTGCATCCAGCACCAAGGGAGGCCCGAGGCTGAAGATCTCCCGTAGCAGCTCATTGTTCTGTGGAAGCAGGGGCCCATCAGCATCCCTGCCAGCGCTGGCCTGACACCTCCCAGCGCAGTTGCCCAGCCCCTACCTGGAGGTGGTGGCGGATGCCAGAGCCCAGCACCTCTTTAAAGGCTTGGTAGGTCCGCTGGCGTGCCCAGCTGTCCAGGCACATGCACTCCAGGCCAAATCGGATGGTCTCCTCCTGGTACTCCCCGCTCTGAGCGGAGAGAGGGGCATCAGCAATAAGCTGGGCACCAGCCCTGTGCGTCCCTCAGCTCTCAGCAGAGACAAATCaccaggcagctgggcagcagccgcACAGCCAAGGCCTTGGCAGGGAAGGGCACTGACAGCCTCCAGTACCTCGATGAAGCGCAGGATGTCCCGGAAGATGGACCGCTGCTTCCGTCGGTCCGTCTTGGCTCGGTACTTGTTGCTCTCAGTAGCCAGGACCTTGAGCTGGGCACGCAGGAACTCTGTATCTCGGTGGCACAAGTcctcctgccaaaaaaaaacacccagtgGGGCATGGAGGGGATGCAGCTCCAGGCACTGCCTACCACCACCATTGCCAAGAGAGGACAGGGGGATCCCTGGGGCCAGTCCCTCTGCCTGGGCACCTGCTGGTGACACCAGCCTGGAGTGTCCCAATGCCATCAGTGCCAGCTCAGCCATGGCATGGACAGggtgccagtgccagcagctccctgccactctgctgcctgcccacccgATGCCTTCTGCTGCCGCAGAGCCCCGCCATACCTCCACATCCTGGGCCAGCTCGAAGACCAGCGCAATGGTTTCCCCAGCCAGGATGCGCAGCGCAACACTGCTGCTGGACAGCAGCGGGGGCAGCTTCAGCCAGCAACTGGGACAGGAAGGCAGAAGGGCAGTCAGAGGGGCCAGGTGCCACCCCCGAGGCTGCAccctctgcagctggctgccccATGCCAGCCCCAACACCCCCACACCTTACTCACTTGTCCAAGATGCTCTTAATATGGGAGGGAGGGCAGATGGTGAGGAGCAGGGACCATGATTGGAGCGCACTGCAGTGCAGAGGGCCATGCTGAGCAGGCACCGAGCCCCCCTCACCTGCACTGAGGGGGCTGAAGATGCCCTCCAAGCAGGACAGGCATGAGACCAGGTCCTGGAGGGGGAAAATTCACCTGTGAGACTACAATTGCCAGAAGATGCCATGGTGAAGCCATGCATTGGGGACCAAAAGGGACTCACCCTGCCCAGGGACACCAGAAGCTCCCCAAGGCAGGAGAGGCTCTCCTCCACCCAggacaaccccccccccccctctgtGAGGAgtgcttcccctccccccagctcagctccatG containing:
- the NAA80 gene encoding N-alpha-acetyltransferase 80 isoform X2; the encoded protein is MGPWTDVSFTLGKQNQGLWLALSLGCFLPRCCTGTEGAGAGSSRQVRRMGSMSEELSLVPLHQRPELLEACAKLLGEEWGKSRASRLHMLQRSSDTFPTCLLLLRSQGRAEAPATQEGPCQLVGHVRLSRVAGRPHDLFVESVVVARALRGQGYGRQLMEATERWAQARGFCCLHLTTHDKQHFYAHLGFVLGEPVQSVAFLSPAIPTAVLRLFSAPPGAATATTARPRVPSGPLSPCQTPATPPPPPPPPTVVWARGVLAENSRQSLLETPHRDAKGLPIFWMKKDI
- the NAA80 gene encoding N-alpha-acetyltransferase 80 isoform X1; amino-acid sequence: MRTTLGGTATGRAHNGAAASDRQRAQPGPACSGAGRECSARQRRRGRRSVRRMGSMSEELSLVPLHQRPELLEACAKLLGEEWGKSRASRLHMLQRSSDTFPTCLLLLRSQGRAEAPATQEGPCQLVGHVRLSRVAGRPHDLFVESVVVARALRGQGYGRQLMEATERWAQARGFCCLHLTTHDKQHFYAHLGFVLGEPVQSVAFLSPAIPTAVLRLFSAPPGAATATTARPRVPSGPLSPCQTPATPPPPPPPPTVVWARGVLAENSRQSLLETPHRDAKGLPIFWMKKDI
- the HYAL3 gene encoding hyaluronidase-3, coding for MVLAMVLRACLVLGMAVGESPAPEPLVGGQPFAVVWNIPTSRCQNRFGLGLPLGDYGIVENRDGHFTGQNITIFYKNKFGLYPYLSQQGVPHNGGIPQRVPLGAHLTRAAEDIRRILRPAFRGLAVVDWEEWRPLWAQNWGAKRIYRAASEQWVQDQHGLLPAQQRLQLARWEFEQAAQAVMEETLLLGQTLCPGGLWGFYRFPDCLNSNWAKEANYTGQCQPAEVQHNNRLGWLWATSAALYPSIYLPPALPSALRHRYVHHRLREALRVATFRANSPPPVIAYSRLSFRRSHRFLELADLVHTIGESAALGAAGLVLWGDMSYSHSAESCASLHHYLTSTLGPYVANVTAAAQECSYVQCHGHGRCVRRQPHDLSSLLHLGPGASPPGSFRCHCYRGWAGKDCARRVKPSPVSSCLVPTRAHSLCRHNNLPPSDTCLPRDTWGW
- the IFRD2 gene encoding interferon-related developmental regulator 2 isoform X2 translates to MPRSRRAARRGPGSARAGSPASEEEAGSEVLSHCSSASEGASPAEEAAGSEVLGEQGQEEVAEDRLKEHMDNLLDKSAKTRQAALQSLHLALSSRILSEFLLERRLMLTDSLEKCLKKGKGEEQALAGTVLTLLCLQMGSGSEGEEVFCSLKPLLVSVLTDSMASPGARQSCATALGMCCYIAAADLEDLVSCLSCLEGIFSPLSAGEGGSVPAQHGPLHCSALQSWSLLLTICPPSHIKSILDNCWLKLPPLLSSSSVALRILAGETIALVFELAQDVEEDLCHRDTEFLRAQLKVLATESNKYRAKTDRRKQRSIFRDILRFIESGEYQEETIRFGLECMCLDSWARQRTYQAFKEVLGSGIRHHLQNNELLREIFSLGPPLVLDAATLKASKVSRFEKHLYNSAAFKARTKARSRVRDKRADVL
- the IFRD2 gene encoding interferon-related developmental regulator 2 isoform X1, translating into MPRSRRAARRGPGSARAGSPASEEEAGSEVLSHCSSASEGASPAEEAAAGSEVLGEQGQEEVAEDRLKEHMDNLLDKSAKTRQAALQSLHLALSSRILSEFLLERRLMLTDSLEKCLKKGKGEEQALAGTVLTLLCLQMGSGSEGEEVFCSLKPLLVSVLTDSMASPGARQSCATALGMCCYIAAADLEDLVSCLSCLEGIFSPLSAGEGGSVPAQHGPLHCSALQSWSLLLTICPPSHIKSILDNCWLKLPPLLSSSSVALRILAGETIALVFELAQDVEEDLCHRDTEFLRAQLKVLATESNKYRAKTDRRKQRSIFRDILRFIESGEYQEETIRFGLECMCLDSWARQRTYQAFKEVLGSGIRHHLQNNELLREIFSLGPPLVLDAATLKASKVSRFEKHLYNSAAFKARTKARSRVRDKRADVL
- the IFRD2 gene encoding interferon-related developmental regulator 2 isoform X3 gives rise to the protein MPRSRRAARRGPGSARAGSPASEEEAGSEVLSHCSSASEGASPAEEAAAGSEVLGEQGQEEVAEDRLKEHMDNLLDKSAKTRQAALQSLHLALSSRILSEFLLERRLMLTDSLEKCLKKGKGEEQALAGTVLTLLCLQMGSGSEGEEVFCSLKPLLVSVLTDSMASPGARQSCATALGMCCYIAAADLEDLVSCLSCLEGIFSPLSAGEGGSVPAQHGPLHCSALQSWSLLLTICPPSHIKSILDNCWLKLPPLLSSSSVALRILAGETIALVFELAQDVEEDLCHRDTEFLRAQLKVLATESNKYRAKTDRRKQRSIFRDILRFIESGEYQEETIRFGLECMCLDSWARQRTYQAFKENNELLREIFSLGPPLVLDAATLKASKVSRFEKHLYNSAAFKARTKARSRVRDKRADVL